In Scylla paramamosain isolate STU-SP2022 unplaced genomic scaffold, ASM3559412v1 Contig59, whole genome shotgun sequence, the following proteins share a genomic window:
- the LOC135098384 gene encoding uncharacterized protein LOC135098384, with translation MHWILLRKYSGGDDEHHTRKQDTEKKALVTVRTERAKERKEAQAKRRNRRSADPGQNDHSLRIVAKIEVVEEKDPEELVVVGGDWHGGKGLESDTEYIVFIVTETRAGPYSEYFSCKPRIMRTAKRPKEPAFLGMTVGLCSAALFLICFIAALVVKLKKSRSLVVTQEAASGKESL, from the exons ATGCACTGGATATTGCTGAGGAAATACAGCGGCGGCGACGACGAACATCACACAAGGAAGCAAGATACTGAGAAGAAAGCACTGGTAACGGTTCGCACGGAAAgggcgaaggaaaggaaggaggcgcAGGCAAAGAGGAGGAATCGTCGTTCCGCTGATCCAGGCCAAAATGATCACTCGTTGCGAATTGTGGCAAAGATCGAggtg gtggaggaaaaggaccCCGaggagttagtggtggtgggaggcgaCTGGCATGGAGGGAAGGGTCTGGAAAGCGACACTGAGTACATTGTGTTCATAGTGACGGAGACCAGGGCAG GTCCCTACAGTGAATACTTCTCGTGCAAGCCAAGGATTATGAGGACAGCGAAACGGCCTAAAGAGCCCGCTTTTCTGGGGATGACCGTGGGCCTGTGTTCTGCTGCGCTCTTCCTCATTTGCTTCATTGCAGCACTGGTGGTGAAACTTAAGaaatcaag GTCTCTTGTTGTGACACAGGAAGCAGCTTCCGGAAAAGAGTCGTTGTAA
- the LOC135098383 gene encoding uncharacterized protein LOC135098383 isoform X1, with protein MLLKSRAQQVEETTMKITEILTKLDFLACDYDTKFSNWQDAKLNRLAMKISAHPYTNTTFQIREKTTGKIIATNSTEPEVRVRSLQCDSRRCTATVENNCVKYNGYNMKMQFILKPSSKKFKSPLVKYGAVNSEGRATIALKDLLPFTNYTVTANPANDVGAATDPSLTKETSFIAISQCYWNPRTRAEIDAKTTLRFTWNGLRSNNGNPGYYTLTFLDGRRQEHCEKYHRY; from the exons ATGCTTCTGAAATCGA GAGCACAACAAGTAGAAGAGACAACCATGAAGATAACGGAGATATTAACCAAG TTAGACTTCCTGGCGTGTGATTATGACACAAAATTCAGTAACTGGCAAGACGCAAAGTTAAACAGGCTAGCCATGAAAATTTCGGCACACCCTTACACCAATACGACTTTCCAAATACGAGAAAAGACCACTGGcaaaataatagcaacaaatTCTACAG AACCTGAAGTTAGGGTGAGAAGTCTTCAGTGTGATTCCAGAAGATGCACAGCTACCGTGGAAAACAATTGCGTTAAATATAATGGTTACAATATGAAAATGCAATTCATTCTGAAGCCATCGAGTAAGAAATTCAAGAGTCCCCTCGTTAAATACGGTGCCGTCAATTCTGAGGGAAGAGCAACGATAGCATTAAAAGATCTGCTGCCCTTTACGAACTACACCGTAACCGCCAACCCTGCCAACGACGTGGGCGCCGCCACCGACCCCTCCCTCACCAAGGAAACCTCCTTCATCGCAATTTCCCAAT GCTATTGGAATCCAAGGACTAGGGCAGAGATCGACGCAAAAACAACCCTACGCTTCACTTGGAACGGACTTCGCAGTAACAATGGCAACCCTGGTTACTACACACTCACATTCTTGGATGGGAGGAGACAAGAGCACTGTGAAAAATATCACCGATACTGA
- the LOC135098383 gene encoding uncharacterized protein LOC135098383 isoform X2: protein MWKTRVVFVTVFTCVFLTSHASEIESTTSRRDNHEDNGDINQEPEVRVRSLQCDSRRCTATVENNCVKYNGYNMKMQFILKPSSKKFKSPLVKYGAVNSEGRATIALKDLLPFTNYTVTANPANDVGAATDPSLTKETSFIAISQCYWNPRTRAEIDAKTTLRFTWNGLRSNNGNPGYYTLTFLDGRRQEHCEKYHRY, encoded by the exons ATGTGGAAGACACGCGTGGTATTCGTCACTGTTTTCAC CTGCGTCTTCCTGACCAGCCATGCTTCTGAAATCGA GAGCACAACAAGTAGAAGAGACAACCATGAAGATAACGGAGATATTAACCAAG AACCTGAAGTTAGGGTGAGAAGTCTTCAGTGTGATTCCAGAAGATGCACAGCTACCGTGGAAAACAATTGCGTTAAATATAATGGTTACAATATGAAAATGCAATTCATTCTGAAGCCATCGAGTAAGAAATTCAAGAGTCCCCTCGTTAAATACGGTGCCGTCAATTCTGAGGGAAGAGCAACGATAGCATTAAAAGATCTGCTGCCCTTTACGAACTACACCGTAACCGCCAACCCTGCCAACGACGTGGGCGCCGCCACCGACCCCTCCCTCACCAAGGAAACCTCCTTCATCGCAATTTCCCAAT GCTATTGGAATCCAAGGACTAGGGCAGAGATCGACGCAAAAACAACCCTACGCTTCACTTGGAACGGACTTCGCAGTAACAATGGCAACCCTGGTTACTACACACTCACATTCTTGGATGGGAGGAGACAAGAGCACTGTGAAAAATATCACCGATACTGA